In the Helicoverpa armigera isolate CAAS_96S chromosome 15, ASM3070526v1, whole genome shotgun sequence genome, one interval contains:
- the LOC110371297 gene encoding semaphorin-1A isoform X8 → MLVLRCVLLAALVAAAAAAWQENVRPKVFAQLVSGVDDTHKFLGNDTHTDYFRLLLRDGNYLLVGGRNVVYNLSLTDLTEQRRLVWYSPENDVKMCVVKGKDEESCQNYIRVLVSLGPGRLLVCGTNSFRPFCREYSVQRDSYHMEREKSGQAVCPYDPEHNSTAVYADGELYSGTVADFSGMEPIIYREPLQTEPYDSMTLNAPDFVNSLVHGNFVYFFFRETAVEYINCGKAVYSRVARVCRDDRGGPHRFKQRWTSFLKSRLNCSVAGDFPFYFNEIQSTTELIEGVYGGLNAQLIYGTFTTPPNSISGSAVCAFSMQDIADTFEGTFKEQSAINSNWLPVNSAKVPEPRPGTCHNDSRQLPDQTLNFIKTHALMDESVPAFFGEPIVIRTSFHYRFTQIAVDPQVKTPGGKAYDVLFIGTDNGKIIKAINAVSYDSNKRAVPVVIEELQAFAAGSPVRALRVARAGRDAARLIAVSDRQVLSLRLHRCSSDKISSCSECVALQDPYCAWDKQAGRCRAFSHGVSRWLDENSFYQSVSTGSHNACPHSKDAGAVGGLSSGLYDDARGEQKGEVINIVQDKDGKGGGGGNEGPEVLAADPPPAAYSVETLALAVAAGALAALGAGFAAGYICGRRCKKDDDDNMPYPDTEYEYFEQRQNINRIQAEPKLLQQVEEVTYAEPVLAPQPKPASPRATLRKHPPYHPHHETLFQFQPDAYRRDNFGTLRSHQGDGYRRGNDNGFSTTRSVKKVYL, encoded by the exons AAACGTGGTGTACAATCTCAGCTTGACAGACCTGACGGAACAGCGCCGGCTGGTCTGGTACTCTCCCGAGAATGACGTCAAGATGTGCGTCGTCAAGGGGAAGGATGAG GAGAGCTGCCAGAACTACATCCGAGTGTTGGTCTCCCTCGGTCCTGGGAGGCTACTGGTCTGCGGCACGAACAGCTTCAGGCCTTTCTGCAGAGAGTACAGTGTGCAACGAGACTCCTACCACATGGAGCGAGAGAAGTCGGGGCAGGCTGTATGTCCGTACGACCCTGAACATAATTCCACTGCTGTTTATGCTG ATGGAGAATTATATTCAGGCACAGTCGCAGACTTCAGCGGTATGGAGCCGATTATCTACAGAGAACCACTACAAACAGAACCATACGACTCCATGACACTAAATG CTCCGGACTTCGTGAATTCGTTGGTGCATGGAAACTTTGTCTATTTCTTCTTTAGAGAAACAGCTGTTGAATATATCAACTGTGGGAAG GCGGTGTACTCCCGAGTAGCGCGAGTGTGCAGAGACGACCGAGGTGGGCCGCATCGGTTCAAGCAGCGCTGGACGTCATTCCTCAAGTCCAGACTCAACTGCTCCGTCGCTGGAGACTTTCCGTTCTACTTCAATGAAATAC AATCAACGACCGAACTAATAGAAGGTGTATACGGAGGTCTAAACGCGCAGTTGATCTACGGCACCTTCACGACTCCGCCTAACAGTATATCTGGCAGTGCCGTCTGCGCGTTCAGCATGCAGGACATTGCTGATACCTTCGAAGGCACCTTTAAAGAACAGAGCGCCATCAACTCCAATTGGTTGCCTGTAAATAGTGCTAAA GTCCCAGAGCCACGTCCGGGAACGTGTCACAATGATTCGAGACAACTTCCCGACCAGACATTAAACTTCATCAAAACACACGCTTTGATGGATGAGTCTGTACCAGCTTTCTTCGGAGAACCCATCGTTATTCGTACTAGTTTCCA TTATAGATTTACGCAGATAGCGGTAGATCCACAAGTGAAAACTCCTGGAGGGAAAGCTTACGATGTCTTGTTCATTGGAACAG ACAACGGGAAAATCATCAAAGCCATCAACGCAGTGTCCTACGATTCAAACAAGCGCGCAGTGCCGGTAGTTATCGAGGAACTGCAGGCCTTCGCAGCAGGGTCACCAGTGAGAGCACTGAGGGTCGCTAGAGCTGGTCGTGACGCTGCCAGGCTGATCGCCGTGTCAGACCGACAGGTGCTCAGTCTGAGGCTGCATCGGTGCTCCAGTGATAAGATTAGTTCTTGCTC TGAATGTGTGGCGCTACAAGACCCATACTGTGCGTGGGACAAACAGGCGGGTCGGTGTCGCGCCTTCTCCCACGGCGTCAGTCGGTGGCTCGACGAGAACTCCTTCTACCAGAGCGTCAGCACTGGCAGCCATAATGCTTGCCCTCACA GTAAAGACGCAGGTGCAGTAGGAGGACTCAGTTCAGGGCTATACGACGACGCCAGGGGAGAGCAGAAAGGAGAAGTCATAAACATCGTACAAGACAAGGACGGCAAAGGAGGTGGTGGAGGTAACGAAG gtCCTGAGGTGCTTGCAGCTGATCCCCCACCGGCTGCATACTCAGTAGAAACGTTAGCATTAGCAGTAGCGGCAGGTGCTTTAGCCGCGTTAGGTGCAGGCTTCGCAGCCGGCTACATCTGCGGCAGGAGATGCAAAAAGGACGACGACGACAATATGCCTTACCCCGATACTGAGTATGAATATTTCGAACAAAGGCAGAATATTAATag GATCCAAGCGGAGCCGAAGTTGTTACAGCAAGTAGAAGAAGTGACGTATGCGGAGCCTGTCCTAGCTCCTCAGCCGAAGCCGGCGTCCCCCCGCGCGACTCTGCGCAAGCACCCTCCGTACCACCCTCACCATGAGACGCTGTTCCAGTTCCAGCCTGACGCCTACCGTCGCGACAACTTCGGAACCCTTCGCTCGCATCAG GGCGATGGGTACCGGCGCGGCAACGACAATGGCTTCTCGACCACGCGATCAGTGAAGAAGGTGTACCTCTGA
- the LOC110371297 gene encoding semaphorin-1A isoform X7, with protein sequence MLVLRCVLLAALVAAAAAAWQENVRPKVFAQLVSGVDDTHKFLGNDTHTDYFRLLLRDGNYLLVGGRNVVYNLSLTDLTEQRRLVWYSPENDVKMCVVKGKDEESCQNYIRVLVSLGPGRLLVCGTNSFRPFCREYSVQRDSYHMEREKSGQAVCPYDPEHNSTAVYADGELYSGTVADFSGMEPIIYREPLQTEPYDSMTLNAPDFVNSLVHGNFVYFFFRETAVEYINCGKAVYSRVARVCRDDRGGPHRFKQRWTSFLKSRLNCSVAGDFPFYFNEIQSTTELIEGVYGGLNAQLIYGTFTTPPNSISGSAVCAFSMQDIADTFEGTFKEQSAINSNWLPVNSAKVPEPRPGTCHNDSRQLPDQTLNFIKTHALMDESVPAFFGEPIVIRTSFHYRFTQIAVDPQVKTPGGKAYDVLFIGTDNGKIIKAINAVSYDSNKRAVPVVIEELQAFAAGSPVRALRVARAGRDAARLIAVSDRQVLSLRLHRCSSDKISSCSECVALQDPYCAWDKQAGRCRAFSHGVSRWLDENSFYQSVSTGSHNACPHSKDAGAVGGLSSGLYDDARGEQKGEVINIVQDKDGKGGGGGNEGPEVLAADPPPAAYSVETLALAVAAGALAALGAGFAAGYICGRRCKKDDDDNMPYPDTEYEYFEQRQNINRIQAEPKLLQQVEEVTYAEPVLAPQPKPASPRATLRKHPPYHPHHETLFQFQPDAYRRDNFGTLRSHQVNGDGYRRGNDNGFSTTRSVKKVYL encoded by the exons AAACGTGGTGTACAATCTCAGCTTGACAGACCTGACGGAACAGCGCCGGCTGGTCTGGTACTCTCCCGAGAATGACGTCAAGATGTGCGTCGTCAAGGGGAAGGATGAG GAGAGCTGCCAGAACTACATCCGAGTGTTGGTCTCCCTCGGTCCTGGGAGGCTACTGGTCTGCGGCACGAACAGCTTCAGGCCTTTCTGCAGAGAGTACAGTGTGCAACGAGACTCCTACCACATGGAGCGAGAGAAGTCGGGGCAGGCTGTATGTCCGTACGACCCTGAACATAATTCCACTGCTGTTTATGCTG ATGGAGAATTATATTCAGGCACAGTCGCAGACTTCAGCGGTATGGAGCCGATTATCTACAGAGAACCACTACAAACAGAACCATACGACTCCATGACACTAAATG CTCCGGACTTCGTGAATTCGTTGGTGCATGGAAACTTTGTCTATTTCTTCTTTAGAGAAACAGCTGTTGAATATATCAACTGTGGGAAG GCGGTGTACTCCCGAGTAGCGCGAGTGTGCAGAGACGACCGAGGTGGGCCGCATCGGTTCAAGCAGCGCTGGACGTCATTCCTCAAGTCCAGACTCAACTGCTCCGTCGCTGGAGACTTTCCGTTCTACTTCAATGAAATAC AATCAACGACCGAACTAATAGAAGGTGTATACGGAGGTCTAAACGCGCAGTTGATCTACGGCACCTTCACGACTCCGCCTAACAGTATATCTGGCAGTGCCGTCTGCGCGTTCAGCATGCAGGACATTGCTGATACCTTCGAAGGCACCTTTAAAGAACAGAGCGCCATCAACTCCAATTGGTTGCCTGTAAATAGTGCTAAA GTCCCAGAGCCACGTCCGGGAACGTGTCACAATGATTCGAGACAACTTCCCGACCAGACATTAAACTTCATCAAAACACACGCTTTGATGGATGAGTCTGTACCAGCTTTCTTCGGAGAACCCATCGTTATTCGTACTAGTTTCCA TTATAGATTTACGCAGATAGCGGTAGATCCACAAGTGAAAACTCCTGGAGGGAAAGCTTACGATGTCTTGTTCATTGGAACAG ACAACGGGAAAATCATCAAAGCCATCAACGCAGTGTCCTACGATTCAAACAAGCGCGCAGTGCCGGTAGTTATCGAGGAACTGCAGGCCTTCGCAGCAGGGTCACCAGTGAGAGCACTGAGGGTCGCTAGAGCTGGTCGTGACGCTGCCAGGCTGATCGCCGTGTCAGACCGACAGGTGCTCAGTCTGAGGCTGCATCGGTGCTCCAGTGATAAGATTAGTTCTTGCTC TGAATGTGTGGCGCTACAAGACCCATACTGTGCGTGGGACAAACAGGCGGGTCGGTGTCGCGCCTTCTCCCACGGCGTCAGTCGGTGGCTCGACGAGAACTCCTTCTACCAGAGCGTCAGCACTGGCAGCCATAATGCTTGCCCTCACA GTAAAGACGCAGGTGCAGTAGGAGGACTCAGTTCAGGGCTATACGACGACGCCAGGGGAGAGCAGAAAGGAGAAGTCATAAACATCGTACAAGACAAGGACGGCAAAGGAGGTGGTGGAGGTAACGAAG gtCCTGAGGTGCTTGCAGCTGATCCCCCACCGGCTGCATACTCAGTAGAAACGTTAGCATTAGCAGTAGCGGCAGGTGCTTTAGCCGCGTTAGGTGCAGGCTTCGCAGCCGGCTACATCTGCGGCAGGAGATGCAAAAAGGACGACGACGACAATATGCCTTACCCCGATACTGAGTATGAATATTTCGAACAAAGGCAGAATATTAATag GATCCAAGCGGAGCCGAAGTTGTTACAGCAAGTAGAAGAAGTGACGTATGCGGAGCCTGTCCTAGCTCCTCAGCCGAAGCCGGCGTCCCCCCGCGCGACTCTGCGCAAGCACCCTCCGTACCACCCTCACCATGAGACGCTGTTCCAGTTCCAGCCTGACGCCTACCGTCGCGACAACTTCGGAACCCTTCGCTCGCATCAGGTCAAT GGCGATGGGTACCGGCGCGGCAACGACAATGGCTTCTCGACCACGCGATCAGTGAAGAAGGTGTACCTCTGA
- the LOC110371297 gene encoding semaphorin-1A isoform X1, producing the protein MLVLRCVLLAALVAAAAAAWQENVRPKVFAQLVSGVDDTHKFLGNDTHTDYFRLLLRDGNYLLVGGRNVVYNLSLTDLTEQRRLVWYSPENDVKMCVVKGKDEESCQNYIRVLVSLGPGRLLVCGTNSFRPFCREYSVQRDSYHMEREKSGQAVCPYDPEHNSTAVYADGELYSGTVADFSGMEPIIYREPLQTEPYDSMTLNAPDFVNSLVHGNFVYFFFRETAVEYINCGKAVYSRVARVCRDDRGGPHRFKQRWTSFLKSRLNCSVAGDFPFYFNEIQSTTELIEGVYGGLNAQLIYGTFTTPPNSISGSAVCAFSMQDIADTFEGTFKEQSAINSNWLPVNSAKVPEPRPGTCHNDSRQLPDQTLNFIKTHALMDESVPAFFGEPIVIRTSFHYRFTQIAVDPQVKTPGGKAYDVLFIGTDNGKIIKAINAVSYDSNKRAVPVVIEELQAFAAGSPVRALRVARAGRDAARLIAVSDRQVLSLRLHRCSSDKISSCSECVALQDPYCAWDKQAGRCRAFSHGVSRWLDENSFYQSVSTGSHNACPHSKDAGAVGGLSSGLYDDARGEQKGEVINIVQDKDGKGGGGGNEGPEVLAADPPPAAYSVETLALAVAAGALAALGAGFAAGYICGRRCKKDDDDNMPYPDTEYEYFEQRQNINRIQAEPKLLQQVEEVTYAEPVLAPQPKPASPRATLRKHPPYHPHHETLFQFQPDAYRRDNFGTLRSHQVNACQLTQEYSDRRAMGTGAATTMASRPRDQ; encoded by the exons AAACGTGGTGTACAATCTCAGCTTGACAGACCTGACGGAACAGCGCCGGCTGGTCTGGTACTCTCCCGAGAATGACGTCAAGATGTGCGTCGTCAAGGGGAAGGATGAG GAGAGCTGCCAGAACTACATCCGAGTGTTGGTCTCCCTCGGTCCTGGGAGGCTACTGGTCTGCGGCACGAACAGCTTCAGGCCTTTCTGCAGAGAGTACAGTGTGCAACGAGACTCCTACCACATGGAGCGAGAGAAGTCGGGGCAGGCTGTATGTCCGTACGACCCTGAACATAATTCCACTGCTGTTTATGCTG ATGGAGAATTATATTCAGGCACAGTCGCAGACTTCAGCGGTATGGAGCCGATTATCTACAGAGAACCACTACAAACAGAACCATACGACTCCATGACACTAAATG CTCCGGACTTCGTGAATTCGTTGGTGCATGGAAACTTTGTCTATTTCTTCTTTAGAGAAACAGCTGTTGAATATATCAACTGTGGGAAG GCGGTGTACTCCCGAGTAGCGCGAGTGTGCAGAGACGACCGAGGTGGGCCGCATCGGTTCAAGCAGCGCTGGACGTCATTCCTCAAGTCCAGACTCAACTGCTCCGTCGCTGGAGACTTTCCGTTCTACTTCAATGAAATAC AATCAACGACCGAACTAATAGAAGGTGTATACGGAGGTCTAAACGCGCAGTTGATCTACGGCACCTTCACGACTCCGCCTAACAGTATATCTGGCAGTGCCGTCTGCGCGTTCAGCATGCAGGACATTGCTGATACCTTCGAAGGCACCTTTAAAGAACAGAGCGCCATCAACTCCAATTGGTTGCCTGTAAATAGTGCTAAA GTCCCAGAGCCACGTCCGGGAACGTGTCACAATGATTCGAGACAACTTCCCGACCAGACATTAAACTTCATCAAAACACACGCTTTGATGGATGAGTCTGTACCAGCTTTCTTCGGAGAACCCATCGTTATTCGTACTAGTTTCCA TTATAGATTTACGCAGATAGCGGTAGATCCACAAGTGAAAACTCCTGGAGGGAAAGCTTACGATGTCTTGTTCATTGGAACAG ACAACGGGAAAATCATCAAAGCCATCAACGCAGTGTCCTACGATTCAAACAAGCGCGCAGTGCCGGTAGTTATCGAGGAACTGCAGGCCTTCGCAGCAGGGTCACCAGTGAGAGCACTGAGGGTCGCTAGAGCTGGTCGTGACGCTGCCAGGCTGATCGCCGTGTCAGACCGACAGGTGCTCAGTCTGAGGCTGCATCGGTGCTCCAGTGATAAGATTAGTTCTTGCTC TGAATGTGTGGCGCTACAAGACCCATACTGTGCGTGGGACAAACAGGCGGGTCGGTGTCGCGCCTTCTCCCACGGCGTCAGTCGGTGGCTCGACGAGAACTCCTTCTACCAGAGCGTCAGCACTGGCAGCCATAATGCTTGCCCTCACA GTAAAGACGCAGGTGCAGTAGGAGGACTCAGTTCAGGGCTATACGACGACGCCAGGGGAGAGCAGAAAGGAGAAGTCATAAACATCGTACAAGACAAGGACGGCAAAGGAGGTGGTGGAGGTAACGAAG gtCCTGAGGTGCTTGCAGCTGATCCCCCACCGGCTGCATACTCAGTAGAAACGTTAGCATTAGCAGTAGCGGCAGGTGCTTTAGCCGCGTTAGGTGCAGGCTTCGCAGCCGGCTACATCTGCGGCAGGAGATGCAAAAAGGACGACGACGACAATATGCCTTACCCCGATACTGAGTATGAATATTTCGAACAAAGGCAGAATATTAATag GATCCAAGCGGAGCCGAAGTTGTTACAGCAAGTAGAAGAAGTGACGTATGCGGAGCCTGTCCTAGCTCCTCAGCCGAAGCCGGCGTCCCCCCGCGCGACTCTGCGCAAGCACCCTCCGTACCACCCTCACCATGAGACGCTGTTCCAGTTCCAGCCTGACGCCTACCGTCGCGACAACTTCGGAACCCTTCGCTCGCATCAGGTCAAT GCATGTCAGTTAACACAGGAATATTCGGACCGCAGGGCGATGGGTACCGGCGCGGCAACGACAATGGCTTCTCGACCACGCGATCAGTGA
- the LOC110371297 gene encoding semaphorin-1A isoform X10 — MCVVKGKDEESCQNYIRVLVSLGPGRLLVCGTNSFRPFCREYSVQRDSYHMEREKSGQAVCPYDPEHNSTAVYADGELYSGTVADFSGMEPIIYREPLQTEPYDSMTLNAPDFVNSLVHGNFVYFFFRETAVEYINCGKAVYSRVARVCRDDRGGPHRFKQRWTSFLKSRLNCSVAGDFPFYFNEIQSTTELIEGVYGGLNAQLIYGTFTTPPNSISGSAVCAFSMQDIADTFEGTFKEQSAINSNWLPVNSAKVPEPRPGTCHNDSRQLPDQTLNFIKTHALMDESVPAFFGEPIVIRTSFHYRFTQIAVDPQVKTPGGKAYDVLFIGTDNGKIIKAINAVSYDSNKRAVPVVIEELQAFAAGSPVRALRVARAGRDAARLIAVSDRQVLSLRLHRCSSDKISSCSECVALQDPYCAWDKQAGRCRAFSHGVSRWLDENSFYQSVSTGSHNACPHSKDAGAVGGLSSGLYDDARGEQKGEVINIVQDKDGKGGGGGNEGPEVLAADPPPAAYSVETLALAVAAGALAALGAGFAAGYICGRRCKKDDDDNMPYPDTEYEYFEQRQNINRIQAEPKLLQQVEEVTYAEPVLAPQPKPASPRATLRKHPPYHPHHETLFQFQPDAYRRDNFGTLRSHQVNACQLTQEYSDRRAMGTGAATTMASRPRDQ, encoded by the exons ATGTGCGTCGTCAAGGGGAAGGATGAG GAGAGCTGCCAGAACTACATCCGAGTGTTGGTCTCCCTCGGTCCTGGGAGGCTACTGGTCTGCGGCACGAACAGCTTCAGGCCTTTCTGCAGAGAGTACAGTGTGCAACGAGACTCCTACCACATGGAGCGAGAGAAGTCGGGGCAGGCTGTATGTCCGTACGACCCTGAACATAATTCCACTGCTGTTTATGCTG ATGGAGAATTATATTCAGGCACAGTCGCAGACTTCAGCGGTATGGAGCCGATTATCTACAGAGAACCACTACAAACAGAACCATACGACTCCATGACACTAAATG CTCCGGACTTCGTGAATTCGTTGGTGCATGGAAACTTTGTCTATTTCTTCTTTAGAGAAACAGCTGTTGAATATATCAACTGTGGGAAG GCGGTGTACTCCCGAGTAGCGCGAGTGTGCAGAGACGACCGAGGTGGGCCGCATCGGTTCAAGCAGCGCTGGACGTCATTCCTCAAGTCCAGACTCAACTGCTCCGTCGCTGGAGACTTTCCGTTCTACTTCAATGAAATAC AATCAACGACCGAACTAATAGAAGGTGTATACGGAGGTCTAAACGCGCAGTTGATCTACGGCACCTTCACGACTCCGCCTAACAGTATATCTGGCAGTGCCGTCTGCGCGTTCAGCATGCAGGACATTGCTGATACCTTCGAAGGCACCTTTAAAGAACAGAGCGCCATCAACTCCAATTGGTTGCCTGTAAATAGTGCTAAA GTCCCAGAGCCACGTCCGGGAACGTGTCACAATGATTCGAGACAACTTCCCGACCAGACATTAAACTTCATCAAAACACACGCTTTGATGGATGAGTCTGTACCAGCTTTCTTCGGAGAACCCATCGTTATTCGTACTAGTTTCCA TTATAGATTTACGCAGATAGCGGTAGATCCACAAGTGAAAACTCCTGGAGGGAAAGCTTACGATGTCTTGTTCATTGGAACAG ACAACGGGAAAATCATCAAAGCCATCAACGCAGTGTCCTACGATTCAAACAAGCGCGCAGTGCCGGTAGTTATCGAGGAACTGCAGGCCTTCGCAGCAGGGTCACCAGTGAGAGCACTGAGGGTCGCTAGAGCTGGTCGTGACGCTGCCAGGCTGATCGCCGTGTCAGACCGACAGGTGCTCAGTCTGAGGCTGCATCGGTGCTCCAGTGATAAGATTAGTTCTTGCTC TGAATGTGTGGCGCTACAAGACCCATACTGTGCGTGGGACAAACAGGCGGGTCGGTGTCGCGCCTTCTCCCACGGCGTCAGTCGGTGGCTCGACGAGAACTCCTTCTACCAGAGCGTCAGCACTGGCAGCCATAATGCTTGCCCTCACA GTAAAGACGCAGGTGCAGTAGGAGGACTCAGTTCAGGGCTATACGACGACGCCAGGGGAGAGCAGAAAGGAGAAGTCATAAACATCGTACAAGACAAGGACGGCAAAGGAGGTGGTGGAGGTAACGAAG gtCCTGAGGTGCTTGCAGCTGATCCCCCACCGGCTGCATACTCAGTAGAAACGTTAGCATTAGCAGTAGCGGCAGGTGCTTTAGCCGCGTTAGGTGCAGGCTTCGCAGCCGGCTACATCTGCGGCAGGAGATGCAAAAAGGACGACGACGACAATATGCCTTACCCCGATACTGAGTATGAATATTTCGAACAAAGGCAGAATATTAATag GATCCAAGCGGAGCCGAAGTTGTTACAGCAAGTAGAAGAAGTGACGTATGCGGAGCCTGTCCTAGCTCCTCAGCCGAAGCCGGCGTCCCCCCGCGCGACTCTGCGCAAGCACCCTCCGTACCACCCTCACCATGAGACGCTGTTCCAGTTCCAGCCTGACGCCTACCGTCGCGACAACTTCGGAACCCTTCGCTCGCATCAGGTCAAT GCATGTCAGTTAACACAGGAATATTCGGACCGCAGGGCGATGGGTACCGGCGCGGCAACGACAATGGCTTCTCGACCACGCGATCAGTGA
- the LOC110371297 gene encoding semaphorin-1A isoform X2: MLVLRCVLLAALVAAAAAAWQENVRPKVFAQLGVDDTHKFLGNDTHTDYFRLLLRDGNYLLVGGRNVVYNLSLTDLTEQRRLVWYSPENDVKMCVVKGKDEESCQNYIRVLVSLGPGRLLVCGTNSFRPFCREYSVQRDSYHMEREKSGQAVCPYDPEHNSTAVYADGELYSGTVADFSGMEPIIYREPLQTEPYDSMTLNAPDFVNSLVHGNFVYFFFRETAVEYINCGKAVYSRVARVCRDDRGGPHRFKQRWTSFLKSRLNCSVAGDFPFYFNEIQSTTELIEGVYGGLNAQLIYGTFTTPPNSISGSAVCAFSMQDIADTFEGTFKEQSAINSNWLPVNSAKVPEPRPGTCHNDSRQLPDQTLNFIKTHALMDESVPAFFGEPIVIRTSFHYRFTQIAVDPQVKTPGGKAYDVLFIGTDNGKIIKAINAVSYDSNKRAVPVVIEELQAFAAGSPVRALRVARAGRDAARLIAVSDRQVLSLRLHRCSSDKISSCSECVALQDPYCAWDKQAGRCRAFSHGVSRWLDENSFYQSVSTGSHNACPHSKDAGAVGGLSSGLYDDARGEQKGEVINIVQDKDGKGGGGGNEGPEVLAADPPPAAYSVETLALAVAAGALAALGAGFAAGYICGRRCKKDDDDNMPYPDTEYEYFEQRQNINRIQAEPKLLQQVEEVTYAEPVLAPQPKPASPRATLRKHPPYHPHHETLFQFQPDAYRRDNFGTLRSHQVNACQLTQEYSDRRAMGTGAATTMASRPRDQ; this comes from the exons AAACGTGGTGTACAATCTCAGCTTGACAGACCTGACGGAACAGCGCCGGCTGGTCTGGTACTCTCCCGAGAATGACGTCAAGATGTGCGTCGTCAAGGGGAAGGATGAG GAGAGCTGCCAGAACTACATCCGAGTGTTGGTCTCCCTCGGTCCTGGGAGGCTACTGGTCTGCGGCACGAACAGCTTCAGGCCTTTCTGCAGAGAGTACAGTGTGCAACGAGACTCCTACCACATGGAGCGAGAGAAGTCGGGGCAGGCTGTATGTCCGTACGACCCTGAACATAATTCCACTGCTGTTTATGCTG ATGGAGAATTATATTCAGGCACAGTCGCAGACTTCAGCGGTATGGAGCCGATTATCTACAGAGAACCACTACAAACAGAACCATACGACTCCATGACACTAAATG CTCCGGACTTCGTGAATTCGTTGGTGCATGGAAACTTTGTCTATTTCTTCTTTAGAGAAACAGCTGTTGAATATATCAACTGTGGGAAG GCGGTGTACTCCCGAGTAGCGCGAGTGTGCAGAGACGACCGAGGTGGGCCGCATCGGTTCAAGCAGCGCTGGACGTCATTCCTCAAGTCCAGACTCAACTGCTCCGTCGCTGGAGACTTTCCGTTCTACTTCAATGAAATAC AATCAACGACCGAACTAATAGAAGGTGTATACGGAGGTCTAAACGCGCAGTTGATCTACGGCACCTTCACGACTCCGCCTAACAGTATATCTGGCAGTGCCGTCTGCGCGTTCAGCATGCAGGACATTGCTGATACCTTCGAAGGCACCTTTAAAGAACAGAGCGCCATCAACTCCAATTGGTTGCCTGTAAATAGTGCTAAA GTCCCAGAGCCACGTCCGGGAACGTGTCACAATGATTCGAGACAACTTCCCGACCAGACATTAAACTTCATCAAAACACACGCTTTGATGGATGAGTCTGTACCAGCTTTCTTCGGAGAACCCATCGTTATTCGTACTAGTTTCCA TTATAGATTTACGCAGATAGCGGTAGATCCACAAGTGAAAACTCCTGGAGGGAAAGCTTACGATGTCTTGTTCATTGGAACAG ACAACGGGAAAATCATCAAAGCCATCAACGCAGTGTCCTACGATTCAAACAAGCGCGCAGTGCCGGTAGTTATCGAGGAACTGCAGGCCTTCGCAGCAGGGTCACCAGTGAGAGCACTGAGGGTCGCTAGAGCTGGTCGTGACGCTGCCAGGCTGATCGCCGTGTCAGACCGACAGGTGCTCAGTCTGAGGCTGCATCGGTGCTCCAGTGATAAGATTAGTTCTTGCTC TGAATGTGTGGCGCTACAAGACCCATACTGTGCGTGGGACAAACAGGCGGGTCGGTGTCGCGCCTTCTCCCACGGCGTCAGTCGGTGGCTCGACGAGAACTCCTTCTACCAGAGCGTCAGCACTGGCAGCCATAATGCTTGCCCTCACA GTAAAGACGCAGGTGCAGTAGGAGGACTCAGTTCAGGGCTATACGACGACGCCAGGGGAGAGCAGAAAGGAGAAGTCATAAACATCGTACAAGACAAGGACGGCAAAGGAGGTGGTGGAGGTAACGAAG gtCCTGAGGTGCTTGCAGCTGATCCCCCACCGGCTGCATACTCAGTAGAAACGTTAGCATTAGCAGTAGCGGCAGGTGCTTTAGCCGCGTTAGGTGCAGGCTTCGCAGCCGGCTACATCTGCGGCAGGAGATGCAAAAAGGACGACGACGACAATATGCCTTACCCCGATACTGAGTATGAATATTTCGAACAAAGGCAGAATATTAATag GATCCAAGCGGAGCCGAAGTTGTTACAGCAAGTAGAAGAAGTGACGTATGCGGAGCCTGTCCTAGCTCCTCAGCCGAAGCCGGCGTCCCCCCGCGCGACTCTGCGCAAGCACCCTCCGTACCACCCTCACCATGAGACGCTGTTCCAGTTCCAGCCTGACGCCTACCGTCGCGACAACTTCGGAACCCTTCGCTCGCATCAGGTCAAT GCATGTCAGTTAACACAGGAATATTCGGACCGCAGGGCGATGGGTACCGGCGCGGCAACGACAATGGCTTCTCGACCACGCGATCAGTGA